The proteins below come from a single Nitrospirota bacterium genomic window:
- the truA gene encoding tRNA pseudouridine(38-40) synthase TruA: MPTLKVTLEYDGTRYAGWQRQPDRPTIQEAVEAALARITQAQIPVIGAGRTDAGVHALGQVASFRTERVMSPEEWTRALNGVLPDDISVRRVEEVDDGFHARYSARGKLYEYRILNRPERSALQLQRAWHLHKPLDVPAMKTAAGLLVGKHDFSSFEGALSDNENPWCDLQRLDIGQEADLIRIQAYADRFLKQMVRTIVGTLVEVGFKKRSPESLKEILEARDRSAAGKTAPPHGLYLVRVDY, from the coding sequence ATGCCCACCCTGAAGGTCACCTTGGAATATGACGGCACCCGCTACGCGGGGTGGCAACGTCAGCCCGACCGGCCGACGATCCAGGAAGCCGTGGAGGCGGCGCTTGCCCGGATCACTCAGGCCCAGATCCCGGTCATCGGAGCCGGCCGCACCGACGCGGGCGTCCACGCGCTCGGCCAGGTCGCCAGTTTCCGGACTGAGCGCGTGATGTCCCCCGAAGAATGGACCAGGGCCTTGAACGGAGTCCTGCCCGACGACATCAGCGTGCGACGTGTCGAAGAGGTGGACGACGGGTTCCACGCGCGCTATTCCGCGCGCGGGAAGCTCTACGAATACCGCATCCTCAACCGTCCCGAACGGTCGGCCCTGCAGCTCCAGCGAGCCTGGCACCTGCACAAACCGCTCGACGTGCCTGCGATGAAAACCGCAGCCGGCTTGCTGGTCGGCAAACACGACTTCTCGTCATTCGAGGGCGCCCTGAGCGACAACGAAAATCCCTGGTGCGATCTGCAGCGGCTTGACATCGGCCAGGAGGCGGACCTCATTCGCATCCAAGCCTATGCGGACCGTTTTCTCAAACAAATGGTGCGGACGATCGTAGGGACATTGGTCGAAGTGGGCTTCAAGAAACGCTCACCGGAGTCTCTGAAAGAGATCCTTGAAGCGCGGGACCGTTCGGCGGCCGGGAAAACGGCTCCGCCCCACGGGCTTTACCTCGTGAGGGTGGATTACTAG
- a CDS encoding tetratricopeptide repeat protein encodes MMHLRSGGRDLRRVFACALLFHALPAVAQQPDDILDLSKRMVQLERSGQHAEALPLAQRAVELSEEALGPEDPAVAVYLDHLGTLYHRLGKVDQAESTLQRALAIQEKALGPDHLAVAATLNHLGTLYSATGEIPRAEQLLRRALAIREGLLGPDHSAVAASLNTLAVVLFVDKRYAEGEPLFLRALAIQERGLGASHPSVATTLENYAALLRGAGRLEDAAQAETRARRIREQAQPRQAPRP; translated from the coding sequence ATGATGCACCTCCGTTCCGGTGGACGCGACCTTCGCCGGGTTTTTGCTTGCGCCCTCCTCTTCCACGCTTTGCCTGCCGTCGCTCAGCAGCCGGACGACATTCTCGACCTCAGCAAACGGATGGTGCAACTCGAGCGGTCCGGACAACACGCCGAGGCGCTTCCCTTGGCGCAACGCGCGGTCGAACTGTCGGAGGAAGCTCTGGGACCGGAAGATCCTGCCGTCGCCGTCTATCTGGATCATTTGGGCACGCTTTATCACCGCTTGGGCAAGGTCGATCAAGCCGAGTCTACCTTGCAACGGGCACTGGCGATCCAGGAGAAGGCCCTGGGCCCCGACCATTTGGCTGTCGCCGCCACCCTGAACCACTTGGGCACGCTCTACAGCGCCACAGGAGAAATCCCGAGGGCCGAGCAGCTCCTCCGACGAGCGCTGGCAATCCGCGAAGGGCTTTTAGGCCCGGATCATTCCGCCGTGGCCGCCAGCTTGAACACCCTGGCCGTCGTCTTGTTCGTCGATAAGCGCTACGCGGAGGGCGAACCGCTGTTCCTGCGGGCGCTGGCGATTCAAGAACGCGGGCTCGGAGCGTCTCATCCCAGTGTGGCGACGACGCTCGAAAACTACGCGGCGCTGCTGCGCGGCGCCGGTCGCCTCGAAGACGCCGCGCAGGCGGAAACGCGCGCCCGGCGCATTCGTGAACAAGCTCAGCCTCGGCAGGCTCCCCGCCCATGA
- the cysE gene encoding serine O-acetyltransferase, with the protein MFKTIKQDLQAVFDRDPAATSTLEVVLTYAGFHAILAYRFAHWLHSKGVPFVPRAISQFARWLTGIEIHPAAKIGTGFFIDHGMGVVIGETAEIGDYVTLFQGVTLGGTGKERGKRHPTLGNHVVVGAGAKILGGIRIGDNVKIGANSVVLKSVPPNSTVIGVPARIIKTEGERMPDATMDHINIPDPIADRFAALEQELIELRKKLENPPNQS; encoded by the coding sequence ATGTTCAAAACGATCAAACAAGATCTCCAAGCCGTCTTCGACCGCGATCCGGCTGCGACCAGCACACTGGAAGTCGTCCTGACCTACGCGGGCTTTCATGCCATCCTTGCCTATCGGTTCGCGCATTGGTTGCACAGCAAAGGGGTGCCGTTCGTCCCGCGGGCCATTTCCCAGTTCGCGCGCTGGCTGACGGGAATCGAGATCCACCCCGCCGCCAAGATCGGGACCGGCTTCTTCATCGACCATGGGATGGGCGTGGTCATCGGCGAAACCGCCGAGATCGGCGACTACGTGACGCTCTTTCAGGGAGTCACGCTGGGCGGCACAGGGAAGGAGCGTGGAAAACGCCATCCGACCCTGGGAAACCATGTGGTCGTCGGTGCCGGCGCCAAGATCCTGGGCGGGATCAGGATCGGGGACAACGTGAAGATCGGCGCCAACTCGGTGGTCCTGAAATCCGTCCCGCCCAACTCCACGGTCATCGGGGTGCCCGCCCGCATCATCAAGACGGAAGGCGAACGGATGCCCGACGCCACCATGGATCACATCAACATTCCCGACCCCATCGCGGACCGCTTCGCGGCGCTCGAACAGGAACTGATCGAGCTGCGGAAGAAGCTCGAGAACCCGCCGAATCAGAGTTAG
- the ispF gene encoding 2-C-methyl-D-erythritol 2,4-cyclodiphosphate synthase, producing MRIGIGYDIHPLAAGRKLILGGVEIPHPKGLEGHSDSDALVHAVCDALLGAMGEGDLGRHYPSSDPRYKDISSLKLLEDVIGKLERKGYRLVNLDTVIIAQAPRLSPHLAAMQKRMAEVLRVDPDLVNVKVKSGEGLDAVGREEAIATQAVCVIERLDQ from the coding sequence ATGCGGATCGGCATCGGGTACGACATTCATCCGTTGGCGGCGGGGCGCAAGCTGATCTTAGGCGGCGTTGAGATCCCGCATCCCAAAGGGCTCGAGGGGCATTCGGATTCCGATGCGCTCGTTCATGCGGTCTGCGATGCGTTGCTAGGCGCCATGGGGGAGGGAGATTTGGGCCGTCATTACCCGAGTTCCGATCCCCGTTACAAAGACATCTCCAGCCTGAAACTCTTGGAGGATGTGATCGGCAAGCTGGAGCGAAAGGGATATCGGCTGGTGAACCTGGACACGGTCATCATTGCGCAGGCTCCCCGGTTGAGCCCGCACCTGGCCGCGATGCAGAAAAGGATGGCCGAGGTTCTCCGGGTCGATCCGGATCTGGTCAACGTCAAGGTCAAGAGCGGCGAGGGACTGGACGCCGTCGGCCGGGAAGAAGCCATTGCGACCCAGGCGGTGTGTGTGATTGAACGACTCGATCAATGA
- the ispD gene encoding 2-C-methyl-D-erythritol 4-phosphate cytidylyltransferase, whose protein sequence is MVRRTVALVPAAGRGLRMGGTVPKQFLALGGLPLLVHALRVLEASPEIHRIIVAVPRTEREYCLDQVVVPHGFKKVGKIVSGGEHRQDSVRHALAEVDEETEIVLVHDAVRPFLTERMVRDVIEQAAKHGAAIVAIPMRDTVKQVGADGAIERTVDRRHLWLAQTPQAFRRDWLEEAHRKAQLEGIRATDDAHLVELLGRRVAVVEGSGENIKVTRPEDMVIGEAILAARRRRET, encoded by the coding sequence GTGGTTAGACGCACCGTCGCCCTTGTGCCCGCCGCGGGACGGGGTCTGCGGATGGGCGGGACCGTCCCGAAGCAGTTTCTTGCGCTGGGAGGCCTGCCCCTGCTCGTACACGCCCTCCGCGTGCTCGAGGCCTCGCCCGAGATCCACAGGATCATTGTCGCGGTTCCTCGGACCGAACGGGAGTACTGCCTGGACCAGGTCGTCGTTCCGCACGGGTTCAAGAAAGTCGGTAAGATCGTGTCCGGCGGCGAGCATCGGCAGGATTCGGTGCGCCATGCGCTCGCGGAAGTCGACGAGGAAACGGAGATCGTCCTAGTGCACGATGCGGTCCGGCCGTTTCTCACCGAACGGATGGTGCGGGACGTGATCGAGCAGGCGGCGAAGCACGGCGCGGCGATCGTTGCGATCCCGATGCGCGACACGGTGAAGCAGGTGGGAGCCGACGGAGCCATCGAGCGCACGGTGGATCGGCGGCACCTCTGGCTGGCTCAAACGCCGCAGGCGTTTCGAAGGGATTGGCTGGAGGAGGCGCACCGCAAGGCCCAACTGGAAGGTATCCGGGCGACGGACGACGCGCACCTGGTCGAATTGCTCGGCCGACGCGTCGCGGTGGTGGAAGGCAGCGGAGAGAACATCAAGGTCACCAGGCCGGAGGACATGGTGATCGGCGAAGCCATCTTGGCGGCGCGCAGGAGACGTGAAACGTGA
- a CDS encoding PIN domain-containing protein, whose translation MVARAIFVLLSALAGMALFLRAEEINGQFLLMGLGIGAATGGLIIASEYALRRLSFGIIFGGTAGLAVGLLLAGLVEWVGSVIFDVETFLFHIGGLVFLLGFPYLGLVLGGRFGREQFPGGVKQTEFGGPAANPKILDTSVIIDGRVADLCETGFLEGTFLVPHFILNELQHIADSSDSLKRARGRRGLDILNKIQKMVDIDVRIVEDDFPHVKEVDAKLVVLAKKVGAKIITNDLNLNKVAELQGVRVLNINELCNALRPVVLPGETIRVFVLKEGKEAGQGVAYLDDGTMIVVDNAKRCIGRNVDVVVTSVLQTTAGRMIFTRLKEESEREEFQVARG comes from the coding sequence ATGGTAGCGCGAGCCATATTCGTCCTTCTCAGCGCTCTGGCAGGCATGGCCCTTTTCTTGCGCGCCGAAGAGATCAATGGCCAGTTTCTGCTGATGGGGTTGGGAATCGGGGCGGCGACCGGAGGCTTGATTATCGCGAGCGAGTATGCGCTTCGAAGATTATCGTTCGGCATCATTTTCGGCGGAACGGCCGGCCTGGCGGTGGGACTGCTTCTGGCCGGGTTGGTGGAGTGGGTGGGCAGCGTGATTTTCGACGTCGAAACGTTTCTCTTCCATATCGGCGGGCTGGTGTTTTTGCTGGGCTTCCCGTATCTCGGCCTCGTCCTTGGGGGGCGATTCGGCCGGGAACAATTCCCCGGCGGGGTGAAGCAGACGGAATTCGGCGGGCCGGCGGCGAATCCGAAAATTCTCGACACCAGCGTGATCATCGACGGACGCGTCGCCGACCTGTGCGAGACCGGGTTTCTGGAGGGGACGTTTCTGGTGCCCCACTTCATTTTGAACGAGCTGCAGCATATCGCCGATTCGTCGGACTCGCTGAAACGGGCGCGCGGCCGGCGCGGGCTCGACATTCTCAACAAGATTCAAAAGATGGTCGATATCGACGTGCGCATCGTCGAGGACGACTTCCCGCACGTCAAGGAGGTCGACGCCAAACTCGTCGTCTTGGCGAAGAAGGTCGGCGCGAAGATCATCACCAACGATCTGAATCTGAACAAGGTGGCCGAGTTGCAGGGCGTCCGCGTGCTCAACATCAACGAGTTGTGCAACGCGCTGCGTCCGGTCGTGTTGCCCGGCGAGACCATCCGCGTGTTCGTGCTCAAGGAAGGCAAGGAAGCCGGGCAAGGAGTCGCCTACCTGGACGACGGAACCATGATCGTCGTGGACAACGCGAAGCGCTGCATCGGCCGGAATGTGGATGTCGTGGTCACCAGCGTCCTGCAGACGACGGCGGGGCGCATGATCTTCACACGACTCAAGGAAGAGAGCGAGCGGGAGGAGTTTCAAGTCGCGCGTGGTTAG
- a CDS encoding DegQ family serine endoprotease, with the protein MNPPEAPESRDRNRSSLWISVLLLAGGVLLGVVLASDMGWLPTGHAVPVPRTAKPVPAAVPPAAVAGGEQGFVQIAKTVKPAVVNIFATRSSRGSEGPHGALPDEPFFHRFFGDEWFRRFEAPRTYKERSLGSGVIVRPDGLIITNNHVVNQADDIKVFLSDKREFKAKLIGTDSKTDLAVVKIDADGLQTVRWADSDRLEVGELVLAVGNPFGLNQTVTMGIVSAVGRASMGIAEYEDFIQTDAAINPGNSGGPLVNVRGEVVGINTAIFSRSGGNMGIGFAVPSNLAHSVMEQLVREGRVVRGWLGVSIQELSPELAAQFGLARTAGVLVSDVVEDSPAKKAGFERGDVVVEYDGKAVENPTQLRNAVARTPIGKRVMVKLIRDKTPKSVEVTIAEQPQTVAQNGGDSEEPVAPAGLLSDMDVHEPTEQVATRYGLKAGERGVVVVRVRTGGAAEEGGVKEGDLILEVNRKPVTSLKTYERLAVALPKGRTVLLLMKRQGRTVFLTLRP; encoded by the coding sequence GTGAATCCGCCGGAAGCGCCCGAAAGCCGAGACCGGAATCGCTCCTCGCTTTGGATAAGCGTCCTGCTGCTGGCCGGCGGGGTTCTGCTCGGCGTCGTCCTGGCCTCCGACATGGGGTGGCTGCCGACCGGCCATGCCGTGCCCGTTCCCCGGACGGCGAAGCCGGTCCCCGCGGCGGTACCGCCGGCCGCCGTCGCGGGCGGCGAGCAGGGTTTCGTGCAGATCGCGAAAACGGTGAAGCCGGCCGTGGTCAATATCTTCGCGACGAGGAGCAGCCGCGGGAGCGAGGGACCGCACGGCGCGCTTCCCGACGAGCCGTTCTTTCATCGCTTCTTCGGCGACGAATGGTTCCGCCGCTTCGAGGCGCCGCGAACGTACAAAGAGCGGAGCCTGGGGTCGGGGGTGATCGTCCGGCCTGACGGGCTCATCATTACGAACAACCACGTGGTTAACCAGGCGGACGACATCAAGGTCTTTCTGTCCGACAAGCGCGAGTTCAAAGCCAAGCTGATCGGCACCGATTCCAAGACGGATCTGGCGGTGGTGAAAATCGATGCCGACGGGTTGCAGACCGTCCGATGGGCTGATTCGGACCGGCTGGAAGTCGGGGAACTCGTCCTGGCGGTCGGCAATCCGTTCGGACTGAACCAGACCGTCACGATGGGGATCGTCAGCGCGGTGGGTCGGGCCAGCATGGGGATCGCCGAATACGAGGATTTCATTCAAACCGATGCGGCGATCAATCCGGGCAACTCCGGCGGGCCGTTGGTCAACGTGCGCGGCGAAGTGGTCGGGATCAACACCGCGATCTTCAGTCGAAGCGGCGGCAACATGGGGATCGGGTTTGCGGTGCCGAGCAACCTCGCGCACTCGGTGATGGAGCAACTGGTCCGTGAGGGACGAGTCGTGCGGGGATGGCTGGGCGTGTCGATTCAAGAGCTTTCGCCGGAGCTGGCGGCGCAATTCGGGTTGGCCCGGACCGCAGGGGTGTTGGTCAGCGATGTGGTGGAAGACAGCCCGGCCAAGAAAGCGGGCTTCGAGCGCGGCGACGTGGTCGTCGAGTACGACGGCAAAGCGGTGGAGAACCCGACGCAGTTGCGAAACGCCGTCGCCCGGACTCCCATCGGCAAACGGGTCATGGTCAAACTGATTCGGGACAAGACTCCGAAGTCGGTCGAGGTGACCATCGCCGAGCAGCCGCAGACGGTGGCGCAGAACGGTGGGGACTCGGAAGAGCCGGTCGCACCCGCCGGCTTGCTCTCGGATATGGACGTGCACGAACCGACGGAGCAGGTGGCGACCCGGTACGGGCTCAAGGCCGGGGAACGAGGGGTGGTCGTCGTGCGCGTGCGGACCGGCGGCGCGGCCGAAGAGGGAGGCGTGAAGGAAGGCGATCTCATCCTGGAGGTCAACCGGAAGCCGGTGACGTCGCTGAAGACATACGAACGGCTTGCCGTCGCTTTGCCGAAGGGTCGGACGGTGTTGCTGTTGATGAAGCGACAAGGCCGCACGGTCTTCCTGACCCTGCGGCCGTGA
- a CDS encoding class I fructose-bisphosphate aldolase codes for MNERMKEILSWYASDNPGTKANLFRMLNSGRLAGTGRLVILPVDQGFEHGPARSFAPNPPGYNPLYHFELAIDAGCNAYAAPLGFLEAGAAQFAGRIPLILKLNNHDVLHEDKDPLPSVTGSVRDALRLGCSAVGFTIYPGSAHCTTMYQQLREIAEEAKRCGLAVVVWSYPRGSGLSKEGETAMDVVAYAAQIAAQLGAHIIKVKLPTAYLEQAAAKKVYEAEQVPIKTLPERVRHVVQSAFDGRRVVIFSGGAKSDEKTVFEEVRAIRDGGGFGSIIGRNSFQRPRAEAIKFLHTIMGIYAGEIP; via the coding sequence ATGAACGAGCGCATGAAGGAAATCCTGAGTTGGTATGCCAGCGACAATCCGGGAACGAAGGCGAATCTGTTCAGGATGTTGAACAGCGGCCGCCTGGCCGGAACCGGCCGGCTGGTGATCCTGCCCGTGGATCAGGGATTCGAACACGGGCCGGCTCGGAGTTTCGCGCCCAACCCACCGGGTTACAACCCGCTCTATCATTTCGAATTGGCGATCGACGCCGGGTGCAATGCCTACGCGGCGCCGCTGGGATTCCTGGAGGCGGGGGCGGCTCAGTTTGCCGGGCGGATTCCCCTGATCCTGAAACTCAACAATCACGACGTGCTGCACGAGGACAAGGATCCGCTGCCGTCCGTGACGGGGAGCGTGCGCGACGCGTTGCGGCTCGGCTGCTCGGCGGTGGGATTCACGATTTATCCCGGCTCGGCCCACTGCACCACGATGTATCAGCAGTTGCGGGAAATCGCGGAGGAGGCCAAACGGTGCGGGCTCGCCGTCGTGGTCTGGTCCTACCCGCGCGGTTCGGGGTTGAGCAAGGAAGGGGAGACCGCGATGGACGTCGTCGCCTACGCGGCGCAGATTGCGGCGCAGTTGGGAGCCCACATCATCAAGGTCAAGCTGCCGACGGCGTATCTCGAGCAGGCCGCGGCCAAGAAGGTGTACGAAGCCGAGCAGGTGCCCATCAAGACGCTGCCGGAACGGGTCCGGCACGTCGTGCAGTCCGCATTCGACGGCCGCCGCGTCGTGATCTTTTCCGGCGGCGCAAAGAGCGATGAAAAAACCGTGTTCGAGGAAGTGCGGGCGATCCGCGACGGCGGGGGATTCGGCTCGATCATCGGCCGCAATTCCTTCCAGCGACCCAGGGCCGAAGCGATCAAATTCCTGCACACTATCATGGGCATCTATGCGGGTGAGATTCCGTGA
- the fbp gene encoding class 1 fructose-bisphosphatase, whose translation MAQLPVTLNRFIIEKQAAHPAATGEFSVLLTQIGLVGKMIAQDLRRAGLINILGATGETNVQGEVVKKLDEIANDTFVKVFKYSGIVCALASEELEKPMLVPENWPHGKYILLFDPLDGSSNTDVNMPLGAIFSVLRHERKDGLPADSDLLRKGVEQAAAGYLLYGSSTMLVFTVGRGVHGFTLDPGIGEYLLSHEQIRMPPRGKVYAVNEGNYHKWPAGTKRYIDHLKVRDNASGRPYSSRYSGCLVADVHRMLLGGGIYLYPGEVDKPEGKIRLLYEANPLALVVEQAGGRASTGAVRIVDVEPKSLHQRVPLIIGSREDVEEAEEFIQGRR comes from the coding sequence GTGGCTCAGCTTCCCGTCACCCTGAATCGCTTCATCATCGAGAAGCAGGCGGCTCATCCGGCCGCGACCGGGGAGTTTTCCGTCCTTTTGACGCAGATCGGGCTCGTGGGCAAGATGATCGCCCAGGATTTGCGCCGGGCCGGGCTGATCAACATCCTGGGCGCCACCGGGGAAACCAATGTCCAGGGAGAAGTCGTCAAGAAACTGGACGAGATTGCGAACGACACGTTCGTCAAGGTGTTCAAGTACAGCGGGATCGTGTGCGCGCTGGCCTCCGAAGAGCTGGAAAAGCCGATGCTGGTGCCGGAGAATTGGCCGCACGGCAAATACATCCTGTTGTTCGATCCGCTGGACGGCTCCTCCAATACGGATGTCAATATGCCGCTCGGCGCCATCTTTTCCGTTCTCCGACATGAGAGAAAAGACGGACTGCCGGCCGACTCCGACTTGCTTCGGAAAGGCGTCGAACAGGCGGCGGCCGGCTATCTGCTGTACGGCTCGAGCACGATGCTGGTCTTCACGGTCGGCCGGGGCGTGCACGGGTTCACCCTCGATCCGGGTATCGGGGAGTACCTTCTCTCGCATGAGCAGATCCGGATGCCGCCCCGAGGGAAGGTCTATGCGGTGAACGAAGGCAACTATCACAAGTGGCCGGCCGGGACTAAACGGTACATCGACCACCTCAAGGTCCGGGATAACGCGAGCGGTCGTCCCTACAGTTCCCGCTATTCCGGCTGTCTGGTGGCGGACGTCCACCGGATGCTGCTGGGCGGCGGGATCTACCTCTATCCCGGCGAGGTGGATAAGCCGGAAGGGAAGATCCGGTTGCTCTATGAAGCCAATCCGCTGGCGCTCGTGGTGGAGCAGGCCGGCGGCAGGGCGAGCACGGGCGCCGTGCGGATTGTGGACGTCGAGCCCAAGAGCCTGCACCAGCGGGTGCCGTTGATCATCGGCAGCCGGGAGGACGTGGAGGAAGCGGAGGAATTCATTCAGGGAAGACGGTGA
- a CDS encoding DUF3108 domain-containing protein translates to MNVERPVFSDRLIVPLLSLSLLLSLALPAGAADSGFSPPSTSGASAVRPPFADGERFVYHISWLTILAGTAVLEADRSTTPDSRPGFRFLAAAQSSPLVTRFYPVDNRVESRVDAATLLPQRMSFRRREGRRKNDFDYTFHHAAGTVAAVKDGRTDLLTIPNGTQDAISCLYYVRSALPMTPGASLVMNVHHDKKNYKLEVRVEALETLKGPWGTVETARVLAIMPFQGIFLNQGDIRVWFTTDERRIPVMMKAKVIIGSVVAKLVEGFGLSTASAP, encoded by the coding sequence GTGAATGTGGAGCGACCTGTCTTTTCCGATCGTCTCATCGTCCCCCTTCTCTCCCTCTCCCTGCTTCTCTCCCTAGCGCTTCCGGCCGGTGCGGCGGATTCCGGGTTTTCTCCACCGTCAACGTCCGGCGCTTCTGCGGTTCGCCCTCCGTTTGCGGACGGAGAGCGGTTTGTCTATCACATTTCCTGGCTCACCATCCTGGCCGGCACGGCGGTGCTGGAGGCGGATCGGTCCACAACACCCGACAGTCGGCCGGGATTCAGGTTCTTGGCCGCTGCGCAGTCCAGTCCCCTGGTGACCAGGTTTTATCCGGTTGACAACCGCGTCGAATCCCGGGTCGACGCCGCCACGCTGTTGCCTCAGCGCATGAGCTTTCGCCGGCGGGAAGGCCGACGAAAGAACGATTTCGACTATACCTTTCACCACGCGGCGGGGACGGTCGCCGCGGTCAAGGACGGCCGGACCGACCTGCTGACGATCCCGAACGGCACGCAAGACGCCATCTCCTGTCTCTATTACGTGCGGAGTGCTCTGCCGATGACGCCGGGGGCCTCTCTGGTGATGAATGTTCACCACGACAAGAAGAACTATAAGCTGGAGGTGCGGGTCGAAGCGCTGGAGACGTTGAAGGGACCGTGGGGCACGGTCGAGACCGCCCGCGTGCTCGCGATCATGCCTTTTCAGGGTATTTTCCTGAACCAGGGCGATATTCGAGTCTGGTTTACCACCGATGAGCGGCGGATCCCGGTGATGATGAAAGCGAAAGTGATCATCGGCTCCGTTGTCGCCAAGCTGGTCGAGGGGTTCGGTCTCTCCACGGCGTCCGCCCCATGA
- a CDS encoding phosphomannomutase/phosphoglucomutase, with protein sequence MGLFREYDIRGIVGKDLTEDIAERIGRAYATMAGEKGAKTVSVGRDGRLSSPSLRDGLVRGLIAGGINVVDIGVCPTPLLYFSLFRLPVDGGIMITGSHNAAEYNGFKVCIGREALHGEDIQELRRVMEAGTFVSGVGRLSSHPIIPDYLAYLKHSFAGVHADHLHVVIDCGNGAAALVAKQAMEQLGCRVTGLYCELDGRFPNHHPDPTLVENLHDLIRTVKSVRADVGIGYDGDADRIGAVDEQGNILWGDRLMVIYARDILATKPGCTIISEVKASQSLYDDIAKRGGRPIMWKTGHSLIKAKMKAEGAALAGEMSGHMFFADRYFGYDDAIYASCRLVEILAKTEKPLSSLVADLPPTSVTPEIRVDCPDTIKFDLVKRVQAQFAAYAKANQPLAPSGLRLRDLVTIDGVRAIFEDGWGLIRASNTQPALVLRFEAASPERLNAIRSAIERELDAAQRHMTP encoded by the coding sequence ATGGGTCTGTTCCGCGAATACGACATCCGCGGGATCGTCGGCAAGGATTTGACCGAGGACATCGCCGAGCGGATCGGGCGCGCCTATGCGACGATGGCCGGTGAGAAAGGCGCGAAGACCGTCAGCGTCGGCCGCGACGGGCGGCTCAGCTCGCCAAGTCTGCGCGACGGCTTAGTGCGCGGGCTCATTGCCGGCGGGATCAACGTGGTGGATATCGGCGTCTGTCCGACGCCCTTGCTGTATTTCTCGCTCTTCCGGTTGCCGGTCGACGGCGGGATCATGATCACAGGCAGTCACAACGCCGCCGAGTACAACGGGTTCAAGGTCTGTATCGGCAGAGAGGCGCTGCACGGCGAAGACATTCAGGAGCTGCGCCGCGTCATGGAGGCGGGGACATTCGTTTCCGGGGTCGGGAGGCTCTCGAGTCACCCGATCATCCCCGACTACCTCGCCTATCTGAAACACAGTTTCGCCGGCGTCCATGCGGATCATCTGCATGTCGTCATCGACTGCGGCAACGGGGCGGCCGCCCTGGTCGCCAAGCAGGCGATGGAACAACTCGGTTGCCGCGTGACCGGGCTCTACTGCGAATTGGACGGCAGATTTCCGAATCACCATCCCGATCCCACCCTGGTCGAGAATCTTCACGATCTGATCCGGACCGTGAAGTCCGTTCGCGCGGACGTCGGCATCGGGTACGATGGAGACGCCGATCGCATCGGCGCGGTCGACGAGCAGGGGAATATCCTGTGGGGTGACCGGCTGATGGTGATCTACGCGCGCGATATTCTGGCGACGAAGCCGGGGTGTACGATCATCTCCGAAGTCAAGGCCTCCCAAAGCCTCTACGACGACATTGCCAAGCGCGGGGGACGGCCGATCATGTGGAAGACCGGCCATTCCTTGATCAAGGCCAAGATGAAGGCCGAGGGCGCGGCGCTGGCCGGCGAAATGTCCGGCCATATGTTCTTTGCGGATCGGTATTTCGGGTATGATGACGCCATCTACGCGTCCTGTCGGCTTGTCGAAATCCTGGCCAAGACAGAGAAGCCTCTCTCGAGTCTGGTGGCGGATCTTCCCCCAACCTCTGTGACGCCGGAAATTCGGGTTGACTGTCCGGATACGATCAAGTTCGACCTGGTCAAACGAGTGCAAGCGCAGTTTGCCGCCTATGCGAAAGCGAACCAGCCGTTGGCGCCGTCGGGGCTGCGGCTCCGGGATCTGGTGACCATCGACGGCGTTCGTGCGATCTTCGAAGACGGCTGGGGTTTGATCCGGGCGTCGAACACGCAGCCGGCCTTGGTGCTGCGTTTCGAAGCCGCCTCTCCCGAACGGCTCAACGCGATCCGATCGGCGATCGAACGTGAACTGGATGCGGCGCAACGCCATATGACCCCGTGA
- a CDS encoding four helix bundle protein yields MAEKHDKTPKDRLGPIKTFEDLDAWKICRKLRSEIANLVCSFSQHERYRLSDQLIRAARSATANLAEGYGRFHYAENVQFARQARGSLYEVLDHLTVALDEGFIKDDQFQSVREDVIRAVAVVNGYIRYLVAAKSHPRAS; encoded by the coding sequence GTGGCTGAGAAACATGACAAGACGCCTAAAGACAGACTGGGTCCTATTAAGACTTTTGAAGATCTCGATGCATGGAAAATCTGCCGCAAACTAAGATCCGAGATTGCCAATTTGGTATGCAGCTTTTCCCAGCACGAACGGTATCGCTTGTCCGATCAACTGATCAGAGCAGCCCGTTCGGCAACCGCCAACCTGGCGGAGGGATATGGCAGGTTTCATTATGCCGAGAACGTTCAATTTGCTCGCCAAGCGCGAGGTTCGCTATACGAGGTATTGGACCATCTGACCGTTGCCCTCGATGAGGGATTTATCAAGGACGATCAGTTTCAGTCCGTTCGAGAAGATGTGATTCGTGCTGTCGCGGTTGTCAATGGGTATATCCGGTATTTAGTCGCAGCAAAATCTCATCCCCGTGCTTCTTGA